Proteins from one Anomalospiza imberbis isolate Cuckoo-Finch-1a 21T00152 chromosome 33, ASM3175350v1, whole genome shotgun sequence genomic window:
- the LOC137463974 gene encoding serine/threonine-protein kinase pim-1-like produces MVLEHPKRSQDLHHFIRARGFLSEEVARDLFRQVLEAVQHCTSCGVLHRDIKPQNILVDLATGQAKLIDFGCGTYLQDTAYTRFAGTPSYSPPEWIHFGFYYGKPATIWSLGILLHQMVCGEHPFRRSQNISWDHQLSLPQRLSQECQDVIRRCLSMLHSDRPSLEELFCDPWLQDIHLP; encoded by the exons atggtgctggagcACCCAaagcggtctcaggacctgcatcatttcattcgggcacgggggttcctgtccgaggaggtggcgagggatctgttccgccaggtgctggaggccgtgcagcactgcaccagctgtggggtcctgcacagggacatcaaaccacagaacatcctggttgacctggccactgggcaggccaaattgatcgactttggctgtggcacctacctgcaagacacagcctacactcgctttgcag gaacaccgtcatacagtcccccggaatggatccactttggattttactatggcaagccagctaccatctggtccctgggcatcctgctgcaccagatggtttgcggggagcaccctttcaggaggagccagaacatcagctgggaccatcagctctcactgccacaacggctctctcaag agtgccaagatgtgatcaggcggtgtttatccatgctgcactcggacaggccctcgttagaagagctgttctgtgatccctggctgcaggatattcatctgccctag